In Gopherus flavomarginatus isolate rGopFla2 chromosome 1, rGopFla2.mat.asm, whole genome shotgun sequence, a single genomic region encodes these proteins:
- the GPR85 gene encoding probable G-protein coupled receptor 85, protein MANYSHAADNILQNLSPLTAFLKLTSLGFIIGVSVVGNLLISILLVKDKTLHRAPYYFLLDLCCSDILRSAICFPFVFTSVKNGSTWTYGTLTCKVIAFLGVLSCFHTAFMLFCISVTRYLAIAHHRFYTKRLTFWTCLAVICMVWTLSVAMAFPPVLDVGTYSFIREEDQCTFQHRSFRANDSLGFMLLLALILLATQLVYLKLIFFVHDRRKMKPVQFVAAVSQNWTFHGPGASGQAAANWLAGFGRGPTPPTLLGIRQNANTTSRRRLLVLDEFKMEKRISRMFYIMTFLFLTLWGPYLVACYWRVFARGPVVPGGFLTAAVWMSFAQAGINPFVCIFSNRELRRCFSTTLLYCRKSRLPREPYCVI, encoded by the coding sequence ATGGCGAACTACAGCCATGCAGCTGACAACATTTTACAAAATCTCTCTCCTTTAACAGCCTTTCTGAaactgacttcactgggtttCATAATAGGAGTCAGTGTGGTGGGTAACCTTCTGATCTCCATTTTGCTAGTCAAAGATAAGACCTTGCATAGAGCTCCTTACTACTTCCTGTTGGATCTTTGCTGCTCAGACATCCTCAGATCTGCTATTTGTTTCCCATTTGTTTTCACCTCTGTAAAAAACGGCTCTACTTGGACGTATGGGACTCTTACTTGCAAAGTGATTGCCTTTTTGGGGGTTTTATCCTGCTTCCACACTGCTTTCATGCTGTTCTGCATAAGTGTCACCAGGTACTTAGCTATTGCCCACCACCGGTTTTATACAAAAAGGCTGACCTTCTGGACTTGTTTGGCAGTTATCTGTATGGTGTGGACCCTTTCTGTAGCTATGGCTTTCCCCCCAGTTTTAGATGTGGGCACCTACTCATTCATTAGGGAGGAAGACCAATGCACCTTTCAGCATCGTTCTTTCAGGGCCAATGATTCTTTGGGATTTATGCTTCTTCTTGCCCTTATACTCCTAGCCACACAGCTTGTCTACCTCAAGCTGATATTTTTCGTTCATGATCGCAGGAAAATGAAGCCAGTCCAATTCGTTGCCGCAGTGAGCCAGAACTGGACTTTTCATGGCCCTGGAGCCAGTGGTCAAGCAGCAGCTAATTGGCTGGCTGGATTTGGAAGGGGTCCCACACCACCAACCTTGCTTGGAATCAGGCAAAATGCAAATACCACCAGCAGGAGAAGGCTACTGGTCTTAGATGAGTTCAAAATGGAAAAGCGAATCAGCAGAATGTTTTACATTATGACATTCCTCTTTCTGACCTTGTGGGGTCCCTATTTGGTAGCCTGTTACTGGAGAGTTTTTGCAAGAGGGCCTGTCGTACCAGGGGGATTTCTAACGGCCGCTGTCTGGATGAGTTTTGCCCAGGCTGGAATCAATCCTTTTGTCTGCATTTTCTCCAACAGGGAGCTGAGGCGCTGTTTCAGTACAACCCTTCTTTACTGCAGAAAATCCAGGTTACCAAGGGAACCTTACTGTGTTATATGA